A section of the Candidatus Bathyarchaeota archaeon genome encodes:
- a CDS encoding MoaD/ThiS family protein, whose amino-acid sequence MGKVKIRLFAQLRRIAGVNETDLEIDDNTTLKDILDKSIKKFGPEFEKNLKDTRTGELAPFLIMLGRKEISSVKGDLDTKVMDGDEISILEPVGGGI is encoded by the coding sequence ATGGGAAAGGTAAAAATTAGACTTTTTGCACAATTGAGAAGGATCGCTGGAGTTAATGAAACTGATCTAGAGATCGATGATAATACGACTCTAAAAGATATTTTAGATAAATCGATAAAAAAATTCGGACCTGAGTTTGAGAAAAATCTAAAAGACACGAGAACCGGGGAATTAGCACCTTTTCTTATAATGCTTGGAAGAAAGGAGATTAGCAGTGTTAAAGGAGATTTAGATACAAAAGTTATGGATGGAGATGAAATTTCGATTTTAGAACCTGTTGGTGGAGGTATTTGA
- a CDS encoding PhoU family transcriptional regulator, which produces MVKNKKAFERIVENLVELKDTSEMMLDLAYSSLLLKSKSLAEEVQFLEEHMDDLHTELELLVLSCGFNSKESKDFLGLIRLGLFTETIADAAAQIAELVLRGIEPHPVLKMAIEEAEKSVVRVTVPKKSKLIGQTIKKANIPEETGMWILAIRRGNRWIRPRPRVIIEAKDTLIASGYADGEKDFIKLIKG; this is translated from the coding sequence TTGGTTAAAAATAAAAAGGCTTTTGAAAGAATCGTTGAAAACTTAGTCGAACTCAAAGACACATCTGAAATGATGCTTGATTTAGCATATTCTTCTCTATTACTCAAAAGTAAAAGTCTAGCCGAAGAAGTACAATTTCTTGAGGAGCATATGGATGACTTGCATACTGAACTAGAATTACTAGTTCTTTCCTGTGGATTTAACTCTAAAGAGTCAAAAGATTTCTTAGGTTTAATAAGATTGGGTTTGTTTACAGAGACAATAGCTGATGCAGCTGCACAAATAGCTGAATTGGTGTTGAGGGGGATAGAACCACACCCTGTTCTAAAGATGGCTATAGAGGAAGCAGAAAAATCTGTAGTTCGAGTAACAGTTCCAAAAAAATCTAAGTTAATTGGTCAGACAATTAAGAAAGCTAATATTCCTGAAGAGACTGGAATGTGGATTCTGGCTATTCGAAGAGGAAATAGATGGATTAGACCAAGGCCAAGAGTCATAATTGAAGCTAAAGACACTCTAATTGCATCTGGTTATGCTGATGGAGAAAAAGATTTCATTAAGCTGATCAAAGGTTAA
- a CDS encoding DNA-binding protein has protein sequence MSEEIRYAGSEAKLGRIIQARLKPGTDLIAGIDKVCEDYGIENGVITLGIGSLRKTAFKFLIPNDELKLGSGYGDPYFMDGPIEFLGGQGLICRLEDGNRAIHLHGLLNRTSVEGGKPKPDYVLGGDFGVGKDKNPILATMDLMITELKGVKITRKYDDETEIPTRLDYEKGED, from the coding sequence ATGAGTGAAGAGATACGTTATGCAGGATCCGAAGCTAAACTTGGAAGGATAATTCAAGCTCGTTTGAAACCAGGAACCGATCTTATCGCTGGTATAGACAAAGTCTGTGAGGATTATGGAATAGAAAATGGTGTTATAACTCTTGGTATCGGGAGTTTACGAAAAACCGCCTTTAAGTTCTTAATTCCAAATGATGAATTGAAACTTGGATCAGGATATGGTGATCCATATTTCATGGATGGGCCTATAGAATTTCTAGGGGGACAAGGTTTGATTTGTAGACTAGAAGATGGCAATAGAGCAATACACCTACACGGCCTATTGAATAGAACATCTGTTGAAGGCGGTAAACCTAAGCCAGATTATGTTCTTGGGGGCGACTTCGGTGTCGGAAAAGATAAAAATCCAATTTTAGCAACAATGGATCTGATGATAACTGAATTGAAAGGAGTAAAAATCACAAGGAAGTACGACGATGAGACAGAAATACCGACTAGATTAGATTATGAGAAGGGAGAAGATTAA
- a CDS encoding glycosyltransferase family 39 protein, with protein sequence MPNQMLIDEAYYVPASISIIDNGTDPNYVHPPFGKYMIAFSILMFGDNSAGWRFFPVILGSLSASILYLLGRRCYGTYVGIISAFFLIIDPMAYTMSRLAMLDVFLMFFTIIGSLMLIEEKYSLAAIAFSLACGIKFIGILPIIAAIIFLFYRKQSKQIWKFLIFPFIFMLLIYLPFIIRNSFSDWIENIFFVINWHITLTAEHPSISHPYGWLFNLNPFPVANSENPIMISANPFLYPMVIPFSAYLIYAGYKGKLNYSQIYPVFWFILTYIPFFLLPRETQYIFYLLPSVPAILLIVSYGILQVFLKLLEE encoded by the coding sequence ATGCCCAATCAAATGTTGATTGATGAGGCATATTATGTTCCCGCCTCTATCTCTATAATCGATAATGGCACTGATCCTAATTATGTCCATCCGCCTTTTGGTAAATATATGATAGCCTTTAGCATTCTCATGTTTGGAGATAATTCCGCAGGTTGGAGATTCTTTCCAGTAATTTTGGGCAGCCTTTCTGCAAGTATTTTGTATTTATTGGGCAGAAGATGCTATGGCACTTATGTTGGGATCATTTCAGCTTTTTTTTTGATAATAGATCCTATGGCTTATACAATGTCTCGCTTAGCCATGCTAGATGTGTTTCTTATGTTCTTTACGATTATAGGCTCTTTAATGCTAATTGAAGAAAAGTATTCGCTTGCTGCCATAGCTTTTAGCCTTGCTTGTGGAATTAAATTTATTGGTATTTTGCCAATTATAGCTGCGATTATATTCTTGTTCTACAGAAAACAATCTAAGCAAATTTGGAAATTTCTAATATTTCCTTTTATTTTTATGCTCCTAATTTATCTGCCTTTTATCATTAGAAATAGTTTTTCAGATTGGATTGAAAATATATTCTTTGTAATTAATTGGCATATCACGTTAACAGCAGAGCACCCTTCAATATCACATCCTTATGGATGGTTATTCAACTTAAATCCATTCCCCGTTGCTAATAGTGAAAATCCAATTATGATTTCAGCGAATCCTTTCTTATATCCTATGGTTATACCTTTTTCTGCTTACTTGATATATGCTGGTTATAAAGGAAAGTTAAATTATAGTCAAATATATCCTGTATTTTGGTTTATTTTGACATACATACCTTTTTTTTTACTTCCTAGGGAAACCCAATACATATTCTATTTGTTACCTTCTGTTCCAGCGATATTGCTTATAGTGAGCTATGGTATCTTACAAGTTTTTCTCAAATTATTGGAAGAATAA
- a CDS encoding UbiX family flavin prenyltransferase: MKLIVAITGASGMVYPSRLLKFLKSKKIETYLIVSEPAKKIIEYELEINPIDLIKIASKNYEIDDLSSPISSGSQTFDAMIIIPCSMNTAAAIANGYSDNLIRRVADVALKEGRKLIIVPRETPMNAIHLENLLKLAKLNVSIIPACPAFYHKPKNVEQIVDFIVGRVLMQLNIKNDLYKPWTGDLP, translated from the coding sequence ATGAAATTAATTGTTGCAATTACAGGTGCAAGTGGGATGGTATATCCTTCACGCCTTTTAAAATTCTTAAAATCAAAGAAAATAGAAACGTATTTGATAGTTTCTGAACCTGCAAAAAAGATAATTGAATATGAATTAGAAATTAATCCAATTGATTTGATAAAAATTGCTTCTAAGAATTACGAAATAGATGATTTATCATCCCCTATTTCCAGTGGCTCTCAAACTTTTGATGCAATGATAATTATTCCTTGTTCTATGAATACGGCCGCTGCAATAGCAAATGGATATTCCGATAATTTAATCCGTAGAGTTGCAGATGTGGCGTTAAAAGAAGGTAGAAAGTTGATTATTGTTCCCCGAGAAACTCCCATGAATGCAATACATCTTGAAAATCTTCTAAAATTGGCGAAATTGAATGTGTCTATTATTCCTGCTTGCCCAGCTTTCTATCATAAACCAAAAAATGTCGAACAAATAGTTGATTTTATCGTTGGTCGAGTGTTAATGCAATTGAATATTAAGAATGACCTCTACAAGCCCTGGACAGGAGATCTTCCTTAA
- the hisF gene encoding imidazole glycerol phosphate synthase subunit HisF → MTCVKIMPCLDMKDGKVVKGIHFVNLRDAGDPVENAKFYETDGADEIAMLDIAATVEGRKTRLEWVKNVLENISIPLTVGGGINSLIDIKEILDSGASKISINTAAVKNSGLIKEASEKFGKERVVIAIDGRRNLKMSSGFEVVIKGGTEGTGIDAVEWAKKCEQLGAGEILPTSMDGDGTLSGYDIPFTRAIADSINIPIIASGGAGKLEHLYEAVVEGKATTLLAASIFHFRKFTIKEVKEYLKSRGIEVRL, encoded by the coding sequence ATGACTTGCGTTAAAATAATGCCCTGTTTAGATATGAAAGATGGTAAAGTGGTCAAAGGGATTCACTTTGTAAATCTTCGAGATGCAGGAGATCCTGTCGAAAATGCAAAATTCTATGAAACGGATGGCGCTGATGAAATTGCAATGCTTGATATTGCTGCCACTGTGGAGGGCAGGAAAACCCGATTAGAATGGGTCAAAAATGTTTTAGAAAACATATCTATTCCTCTGACTGTTGGCGGAGGGATAAACAGTCTAATTGACATTAAGGAAATCTTGGATTCAGGCGCAAGTAAAATATCAATAAACACAGCTGCTGTGAAGAATTCAGGTCTAATAAAGGAAGCTTCAGAAAAATTTGGAAAAGAAAGAGTTGTGATAGCGATCGATGGTAGAAGAAATCTAAAAATGTCTTCAGGATTTGAAGTTGTGATTAAAGGGGGAACTGAAGGAACCGGAATCGATGCTGTTGAATGGGCTAAAAAATGCGAACAATTAGGTGCTGGCGAGATCTTGCCAACAAGTATGGATGGTGATGGCACACTATCTGGTTATGATATCCCGTTCACGCGAGCAATTGCTGATTCTATTAATATTCCCATAATAGCTTCAGGGGGCGCAGGCAAATTGGAACATCTATATGAAGCTGTTGTAGAAGGTAAGGCGACAACTCTCCTTGCAGCTTCAATCTTCCATTTCAGAAAATTTACGATAAAAGAAGTTAAAGAATATTTGAAAAGCAGAGGGATAGAAGTCCGATTATGA
- a CDS encoding phosphopantetheine adenylyltransferase produces MTKKQFKKLALGGTFDIVHKGHEELFSKAFELGEEIIVGITSDEFVQEMYKDHSINEYESRKNQLLEFIKQIASEDRCIVVPLDDPYGPTIHDKSIEAIIVSKESEKTADIINKIRIDNEFKPLEIISIEFILAEDGEPISTTRIKKGIIDKNGKLISKISTD; encoded by the coding sequence ATGACTAAAAAACAGTTTAAAAAACTAGCATTGGGAGGGACATTCGACATAGTCCATAAAGGACATGAAGAATTATTCTCAAAGGCATTTGAGCTGGGTGAAGAGATCATTGTTGGTATTACATCTGATGAATTTGTGCAGGAGATGTACAAAGACCACTCTATAAATGAATATGAATCTAGAAAAAATCAATTGTTGGAATTCATAAAACAAATAGCTTCAGAGGATCGTTGTATTGTAGTCCCTTTGGATGATCCATATGGACCAACAATTCATGACAAATCAATCGAAGCGATCATAGTAAGCAAAGAAAGTGAAAAAACAGCAGATATCATTAATAAAATCAGAATTGATAATGAATTTAAGCCATTGGAGATTATATCAATTGAGTTTATTCTAGCTGAGGACGGAGAACCAATTTCTACTACCCGCATAAAAAAAGGAATTATAGACAAAAACGGGAAATTAATTAGTAAAATTAGTACGGACTAG
- a CDS encoding magnesium transporter has product MASELNFLEVVGRWTVIAVMTYITWIKKSIRTILKSIRSFKIFRESLATLLFGLGGLIAGSILVAFLALVLIRPWIIIMYPLVLSTRGAINGVFCGKLGTGLQTRLIEPNFKKNTNYFYAIIAAILTLSLISSLFASVITFLFSYVTYEITFYELDKIFAIFIITKVLSVIITIPFASALGFFTYKRGFDPDVFLYPISATIADIWTTISFILSLALIFWSGTYFALLHFFSISFIILIIFLAIVFRKHEEFWKTLRESFIMLLIVIPISAASGVILSRISLYIRKSPGILTVYPSLINTLGAAAAIFGSLSTTKLALGFIQTKFSEIKGELSDFLQIGGSVLIAYLLYSIISSFIDGFYTPFVIIMLSFLILFPIVMGITFIIGIFTFTRSLDPDNFIIPFETTLTDFLLTLVLSLLIVIFYF; this is encoded by the coding sequence ATGGCTTCAGAATTAAATTTTTTAGAGGTTGTTGGTAGATGGACGGTGATTGCGGTGATGACTTACATCACTTGGATCAAGAAAAGTATAAGAACCATTTTGAAGTCAATTCGTTCTTTTAAAATATTTAGGGAATCATTAGCCACACTTCTTTTTGGTCTTGGAGGATTAATTGCAGGAAGCATACTAGTTGCATTTTTGGCCTTAGTGTTAATTCGTCCCTGGATTATTATCATGTATCCTCTCGTTTTGAGTACAAGAGGGGCAATAAATGGTGTTTTTTGTGGCAAGCTAGGAACTGGATTACAAACAAGATTAATTGAACCCAATTTCAAAAAGAATACCAATTATTTTTATGCGATTATTGCCGCCATCCTTACTCTTTCACTTATTTCAAGTTTATTTGCTTCAGTTATCACATTTTTGTTTTCTTATGTTACTTATGAAATCACATTTTATGAGTTAGATAAGATATTTGCTATATTTATAATCACAAAAGTTCTATCTGTAATAATCACAATACCATTTGCCTCAGCACTAGGTTTCTTTACTTACAAAAGAGGATTTGACCCAGATGTATTTCTATATCCTATCTCAGCGACCATTGCAGATATATGGACGACTATCTCATTTATCCTATCACTTGCACTCATATTCTGGTCAGGTACTTACTTTGCTTTACTACATTTCTTCAGTATATCATTTATTATTCTCATAATATTTCTTGCAATAGTTTTTAGAAAACATGAAGAGTTTTGGAAGACTCTTAGGGAGTCTTTTATAATGCTTTTAATCGTAATTCCCATAAGTGCAGCATCTGGTGTGATACTTTCCAGAATAAGCTTATACATTAGAAAAAGTCCAGGGATATTGACAGTTTATCCTTCATTAATCAATACATTAGGTGCCGCAGCAGCGATTTTTGGATCTCTCTCTACAACAAAATTAGCGCTTGGTTTTATACAAACAAAATTTAGTGAAATAAAAGGCGAATTATCAGATTTTCTTCAAATTGGGGGTTCAGTCTTAATAGCATATCTTCTCTATAGCATAATCTCAAGTTTTATTGATGGGTTTTATACACCATTTGTGATAATAATGCTTTCTTTCTTGATTTTGTTTCCAATAGTTATGGGAATTACTTTCATAATAGGAATTTTCACATTCACTAGAAGTCTTGATCCCGATAATTTCATAATTCCCTTTGAGACTACTTTGACGGATTTTCTGTTAACTCTAGTTTTATCGCTTTTAATAGTCATTTTTTATTTCTAA
- a CDS encoding aldehyde ferredoxin oxidoreductase family protein, giving the protein MFEYGGYAGKFLRLNFTDEKASTMPLTKEMARMFVGGNGFAIKILYDELAAGIDPLGPENKVVIANGPIQGTLIPTAGRTAVAAKSPLTGGFFDAYGGGCFGPELKYAGYDGIIIEGQAKEPTYVTIYDDKVQFKDASHLWGKTTFEMQEMLKKELDDSKIQTTCIGQGGENLVRYAAVIWGARAAGRGGLGAVLGSKKVKAISVRGSKDVSVPDIEEFRNYLTELYGKIISNPGTGQALPTLGTPGVTTTQNKLGVLGTNNWQTEIFDEVEKISGEVMKEKMVKRDRGCFSCPIRCTKMSYIKSGPYAGTFDEGPEYETIFAFGSMCGIPSIEAIAKADRLSDEYSLDTISMGAVAAFAMECYEKGILTKKDTDGLDLKFGNDEALIELIHKVAKREGIGDILAEGCDIAAKKIGKGSEKFVSTIKGCEMAGHSPRGNKGFGLGVATGTRGGSHQDARPTAERIGKAPTDRKTTEGKPEYAIGTQHTTTLQDSMCVCRMTEGIYGLWEITNEHLNTVNIVTGMGLTLEEITKCAERIVNLERAFNCREGFNREMDILSPRFMTEPIPEGPSKGMYYPKEELEKLKDKYYDLRGWDKKTGMPTKKKLEELGLTKEAKDLYK; this is encoded by the coding sequence ATGTTTGAATATGGTGGTTATGCGGGTAAATTCTTAAGGTTGAATTTTACTGATGAAAAAGCTTCGACTATGCCACTAACCAAAGAAATGGCTAGGATGTTTGTTGGCGGTAATGGATTTGCTATTAAGATTCTCTACGATGAATTGGCAGCAGGTATTGATCCTTTAGGCCCAGAGAATAAAGTTGTAATTGCTAACGGCCCAATACAAGGAACTTTGATTCCAACTGCTGGAAGGACTGCTGTGGCAGCAAAATCACCCTTAACTGGAGGATTCTTTGATGCTTATGGCGGAGGATGTTTCGGACCCGAATTGAAATATGCTGGCTACGATGGAATAATAATTGAAGGTCAAGCAAAAGAACCAACTTATGTAACAATATACGATGATAAAGTCCAATTCAAGGACGCTTCACACTTATGGGGTAAGACTACATTTGAAATGCAGGAAATGCTAAAAAAAGAATTAGATGATTCGAAGATACAAACCACATGTATAGGACAAGGTGGAGAGAATTTAGTAAGATATGCTGCTGTGATATGGGGCGCAAGAGCTGCTGGCAGAGGTGGATTAGGAGCGGTATTGGGTTCAAAGAAAGTTAAAGCTATTTCTGTAAGAGGTTCAAAGGATGTAAGTGTGCCTGATATAGAAGAATTCAGAAATTATTTGACTGAATTATATGGGAAAATCATAAGTAATCCTGGAACTGGCCAAGCTTTACCAACACTTGGTACGCCCGGTGTAACTACAACACAAAATAAGCTTGGAGTATTGGGAACAAATAATTGGCAAACCGAAATCTTCGATGAAGTGGAAAAAATAAGCGGTGAAGTAATGAAGGAAAAGATGGTCAAAAGAGATAGAGGCTGTTTTTCATGCCCAATACGATGTACAAAAATGTCCTATATCAAGTCTGGTCCTTATGCTGGAACATTTGACGAAGGCCCTGAATACGAGACCATTTTTGCATTTGGTTCTATGTGCGGAATTCCTTCTATAGAAGCAATAGCAAAAGCTGACAGATTAAGTGATGAGTACAGCTTAGATACCATTTCGATGGGTGCAGTAGCGGCTTTTGCAATGGAATGCTATGAGAAAGGAATTCTTACAAAGAAAGACACAGATGGATTGGATCTCAAATTTGGAAATGATGAGGCCCTAATAGAACTAATTCATAAAGTTGCAAAGAGAGAAGGCATAGGCGACATTCTTGCCGAAGGATGTGATATAGCTGCTAAAAAAATTGGCAAAGGATCTGAGAAATTTGTATCTACGATTAAAGGATGCGAGATGGCTGGTCACTCTCCAAGAGGAAATAAGGGATTTGGATTGGGTGTAGCTACCGGTACGCGAGGAGGTTCGCATCAAGATGCAAGACCTACTGCGGAAAGAATAGGAAAGGCACCTACTGATCGAAAAACTACAGAAGGCAAACCAGAATATGCTATAGGCACACAACACACCACGACATTGCAGGACTCAATGTGTGTGTGCAGGATGACTGAAGGCATTTATGGTTTATGGGAAATAACAAACGAACATTTGAATACTGTGAATATTGTTACAGGCATGGGCCTTACACTCGAGGAAATTACTAAATGCGCTGAACGAATAGTCAATCTTGAAAGGGCCTTTAATTGTAGGGAAGGATTCAATAGAGAAATGGATATATTAAGTCCCAGATTTATGACAGAACCTATTCCGGAAGGGCCTTCAAAAGGAATGTATTATCCCAAAGAAGAATTAGAGAAATTGAAGGATAAATACTACGATCTGCGGGGATGGGATAAGAAAACTGGGATGCCTACAAAAAAGAAACTTGAGGAACTTGGGTTAACAAAGGAAGCAAAAGATTTATACAAATAA